The following proteins are encoded in a genomic region of Mahella australiensis 50-1 BON:
- a CDS encoding helix-turn-helix domain-containing protein encodes MLYERLVELRKERKMTQEELANVLGISRSALSLYETDKRQPDFQTICRLADFFNVSVDYLLGRTDDRCGVARTTYKAGNKADFILRDPDIREALDELDYITADEKESLLTHLYGIKSKRQRARDDK; translated from the coding sequence ATGTTATATGAACGCTTGGTGGAATTGCGCAAAGAGAGGAAGATGACGCAAGAGGAATTGGCTAATGTATTGGGTATTTCACGCAGCGCTCTTTCTCTATATGAAACGGATAAAAGGCAACCGGATTTTCAGACGATATGCCGTTTGGCGGATTTTTTTAACGTATCTGTGGATTATTTGTTAGGTCGTACCGATGATAGATGCGGAGTAGCACGCACGACATATAAGGCGGGCAATAAAGCGGATTTTATACTGCGCGATCCGGATATAAGGGAAGCGCTAGATGAGCTGGATTATATAACAGCCGATGAAAAAGAAAGCCTGCTCACCCATCTGTACGGTATAAAAAGCAAAAGGCAAAGGGCCAGAGACGATAAATAA
- the uvrA gene encoding excinuclease ABC subunit UvrA, translating to MSKDAIIIKGARQHNLKNIDVTIPRNELVVITGLSGSGKSSLAFDTIYAEGQRRYVESLSAYARQFLGQMDKPDVDYIEGLSPSISIDQKTTSHNPRSTVGTVTEIHDYLRLLFARIGVPHCPNCGRLIEQQTLDQIIDRIMQLPERTRIQLLAPIARGRKGEYVKVLDDMRRAGYVRARIDGQVMDLVEDIKLAKNKKHNIEIVVDRLSIRPGIEGRLADSLETVMKLSGGLVLVDVVDGQEMLFSQNFACPDCGISIEEITPRLFSFNNPYGACPTCTGLGVLMKLDPELLIPDKQKSLDEGAIEPWNFAVEGYYANSSIRSLADAYGFRTDVPVADLGEDIIDLLLYGTKATKAVPKRNIKFDGIIPLLERRYAQTQSEWIKAEIESYMTASLCPDCHGARLKKESLAVTIGGKSIAEVSDMSIREADEFFAALLLTEREHMIADQILKEINARLGFLLNVGLDYLTLSRSATTLSGGEAQRIRLATQIGSGLVGVLYILDEPSIGLHQRDNGRLLDTLKNLRDLGNTVVVVEHDEETMYAADYIIDMGPGPGAHGGYVVATGTVEEIKACPESLTGQYLSGKRSIEIPRTRRGGNKWISIIGARENNLKDIDVDIPLGTFTCVTGVSGSGKSTLVNEILYKQLARDLNGAHTYPGQHDAIKGEEYLDKVIDIDQSPIGRTPRSNPATYTGVFDIIRNVFAQTQEARMRGYKPGRFSFNVRGGRCEACHGDGVIKIEMHFMSDIYVPCEVCQGKRYNRETLEVKYKGKSIADVLDMTVEDALEFFKNIPRIQAKIQTLYDVGLGYMKLGQPATTLSGGEAQRVKLATELSRRATGRTLYILDEPTTGLHMADVHKLIDMLQRLVDAGNTVVVIEHNMDVIKSADYIIDLGPEGGDRGGEIVAQGTPEEIATNPESYTGQFLKDILAERIDATVCS from the coding sequence ATGTCTAAAGATGCTATTATTATAAAGGGAGCCAGACAGCACAACCTTAAGAATATAGATGTGACTATACCGCGCAATGAACTGGTGGTTATAACCGGTTTAAGCGGTTCGGGTAAATCATCGCTGGCCTTCGATACCATATATGCCGAAGGCCAGCGGCGTTATGTAGAATCGCTTTCAGCCTATGCCAGGCAATTTCTGGGGCAGATGGACAAACCGGATGTTGACTATATAGAGGGTTTATCGCCCTCTATATCCATAGACCAGAAAACCACTAGTCATAATCCGCGTTCCACCGTGGGTACTGTCACCGAGATACATGATTATTTAAGATTGCTGTTTGCCAGGATAGGGGTACCTCACTGTCCGAACTGCGGTCGCTTGATAGAGCAGCAGACGCTGGATCAGATAATAGACCGCATAATGCAGTTGCCGGAGCGTACGAGGATACAGTTGTTGGCGCCTATAGCGCGCGGGAGGAAAGGAGAATATGTCAAGGTACTCGATGATATGCGGCGAGCTGGCTATGTGCGTGCTCGGATAGATGGACAAGTGATGGATCTTGTAGAGGACATAAAGCTTGCCAAGAATAAAAAACATAATATAGAAATAGTTGTAGATAGGTTGAGCATACGCCCGGGCATAGAGGGCCGCCTGGCTGACTCGCTAGAAACGGTTATGAAACTGAGCGGCGGGTTGGTGCTGGTCGATGTTGTGGATGGCCAGGAGATGCTGTTCAGCCAGAATTTCGCATGTCCGGATTGCGGCATAAGCATAGAGGAGATAACGCCGCGCTTGTTTTCGTTTAATAATCCTTACGGGGCATGTCCGACTTGTACGGGACTCGGTGTGTTGATGAAACTGGATCCGGAGCTTCTTATTCCTGATAAACAAAAGTCATTGGATGAAGGTGCTATCGAGCCGTGGAATTTCGCTGTAGAGGGATATTATGCTAATAGCTCTATCAGGTCATTGGCCGATGCTTATGGTTTCAGAACCGATGTACCCGTAGCAGACCTCGGAGAGGATATAATCGATTTGTTGCTTTACGGGACAAAGGCAACCAAGGCTGTGCCTAAGAGAAACATCAAGTTCGACGGTATTATTCCGCTGCTGGAGAGACGATATGCACAAACGCAGTCTGAATGGATAAAGGCCGAGATAGAAAGCTATATGACGGCTTCATTATGCCCCGACTGCCACGGTGCCCGCCTAAAAAAAGAAAGCCTTGCCGTAACTATAGGGGGCAAATCGATAGCTGAAGTATCCGATATGTCGATACGCGAGGCTGATGAATTTTTTGCCGCTTTATTGCTTACCGAACGAGAGCATATGATTGCGGATCAGATACTCAAGGAGATAAACGCCAGGCTTGGGTTTTTATTGAATGTGGGTCTGGATTATCTTACACTTTCGCGATCGGCTACTACATTGTCTGGTGGTGAGGCCCAGCGCATAAGATTGGCTACGCAAATAGGCTCGGGGTTGGTAGGCGTATTATATATACTCGATGAACCAAGTATAGGGTTGCATCAACGCGATAACGGCAGGTTGCTGGACACATTGAAGAACCTGAGGGATCTTGGCAACACCGTGGTAGTGGTAGAACATGATGAAGAGACGATGTATGCGGCCGATTATATAATAGATATGGGGCCAGGCCCCGGCGCGCATGGCGGATACGTGGTGGCAACCGGTACGGTAGAGGAGATAAAGGCTTGTCCCGAATCGTTGACAGGGCAGTATTTAAGCGGCAAGAGGTCGATAGAAATACCGCGAACAAGGCGTGGCGGCAATAAATGGATCAGTATAATAGGAGCGCGTGAAAATAATCTCAAGGATATCGATGTAGATATACCTTTGGGTACATTTACATGTGTAACAGGCGTGTCGGGATCGGGCAAGAGTACATTGGTCAATGAAATATTGTATAAACAATTAGCCAGGGATTTAAACGGCGCGCATACCTACCCAGGTCAACACGATGCTATAAAAGGCGAAGAATATCTGGATAAGGTTATAGATATCGACCAATCGCCTATAGGACGTACGCCGCGTTCTAATCCGGCCACTTATACCGGTGTATTTGACATAATACGAAATGTATTTGCTCAGACGCAGGAGGCCAGGATGCGCGGCTATAAGCCGGGGCGCTTCAGCTTCAACGTTAGAGGCGGCCGGTGCGAAGCCTGTCATGGTGATGGTGTTATAAAGATAGAAATGCATTTCATGTCAGATATATACGTCCCGTGTGAGGTGTGCCAAGGTAAGCGCTATAACAGGGAGACGCTGGAGGTGAAGTATAAAGGCAAGAGCATAGCCGATGTGCTGGATATGACAGTAGAGGATGCGCTGGAATTCTTTAAGAATATACCGCGCATACAGGCCAAAATCCAGACGTTGTATGATGTCGGACTCGGCTATATGAAACTAGGGCAACCGGCCACCACGCTTTCCGGAGGCGAGGCCCAAAGAGTAAAGCTTGCTACCGAACTCAGCCGCCGTGCCACAGGCAGAACGCTGTATATACTGGATGAACCGACAACGGGGCTGCATATGGCCGATGTGCATAAGCTGATCGATATGTTGCAGAGATTGGTCGATGCCGGCAATACCGTCGTGGTCATAGAACATAATATGGACGTGATAAAGTCGGCCGATTATATAATAGACCTCGGTCCCGAAGGTGGAGATCGTGGAGGGGAGATAGTGGCGCAGGGCACGCCGGAAGAGATTGCGACAAATCCCGAAAGCTACACCGGCCAATTCTTAAAAGATATATTGGCTGAACGAATAGATGCCACGGTATGTAGCTGA